Proteins encoded in a region of the Terriglobia bacterium genome:
- a CDS encoding zinc-dependent alcohol dehydrogenase family protein, giving the protein MKACVLNSTGKIESRPLVLADVAMPEPAEDELLVQVSACGVCRTDLHVVEGELPQRKMPVIPGHQVVGVVRRAGSRAGRFKPGERVGIAWLHRTDGTCEYCRAGKENLCNHAEFTGYTVDGGYAEYALAAEQFTYSIPENFPDEQAAPLLCAGIIGFRSLRLSGIERGGNLGFYGFGSAAHVAIQVARHWGVKVYASTRDERHQKLAMELGAEWAGGALAEPPVKLDAAIIFAPAGEIIPAALKALKKGGTLALAGIHMSPTPPIDYDLLYQERVVRSVANNTRQDGEDFLRIAAEIPIRTQVEVFPLRDANRALDHLKNDAVRGSAVLRVDPAQG; this is encoded by the coding sequence ATGAAGGCGTGCGTGCTGAACTCGACGGGAAAAATCGAAAGCCGTCCGCTCGTGCTCGCCGACGTGGCGATGCCCGAGCCGGCGGAGGACGAACTGCTGGTGCAGGTTTCTGCGTGCGGGGTTTGCCGGACCGACCTGCACGTGGTTGAAGGCGAACTGCCGCAGCGGAAGATGCCGGTGATTCCCGGGCACCAGGTCGTGGGCGTGGTTCGGCGGGCTGGCAGCCGCGCGGGGCGTTTCAAACCTGGCGAGCGCGTCGGCATTGCCTGGCTGCACCGGACTGACGGCACTTGTGAGTACTGCCGCGCCGGCAAGGAAAATCTGTGCAACCACGCTGAGTTCACCGGCTACACGGTTGATGGCGGCTACGCCGAATACGCGCTTGCAGCCGAGCAGTTCACCTATTCCATTCCCGAAAACTTTCCCGATGAGCAGGCAGCGCCGCTGCTGTGCGCGGGCATCATCGGCTTCCGGTCACTGCGGCTTTCCGGCATCGAGCGCGGCGGCAATTTGGGATTTTACGGGTTTGGCTCGGCGGCGCACGTGGCCATCCAGGTGGCGCGCCACTGGGGCGTCAAGGTGTATGCCTCGACGCGCGACGAGCGGCACCAGAAACTGGCCATGGAGCTGGGCGCCGAGTGGGCGGGCGGCGCACTGGCTGAACCGCCGGTGAAGCTGGATGCGGCGATTATTTTCGCTCCGGCGGGAGAGATTATTCCTGCGGCCCTGAAAGCTCTGAAAAAGGGCGGAACGCTGGCGCTGGCGGGAATCCACATGAGCCCTACTCCGCCCATTGACTACGACCTGCTTTACCAGGAACGCGTGGTGCGCAGCGTGGCCAACAACACGCGGCAGGACGGCGAAGATTTTTTGCGCATCGCCGCCGAAATACCCATCAGAACTCAGGTGGAGGTTTTTCCGCTGAGAGACGCGAACCGCGCCCTCGACCATCTGAAAAATGACGCGGTCCGCGGCTCAGCGGTACTGCGGGTAGACCCGGCGCAGGGGTAA